The Nitrospira sp. genome window below encodes:
- a CDS encoding NUDIX hydrolase, with the protein MNYCSHCGATVTHKIPLGDTLPRHVCDQCERIHYHNPKIVAGCIPEWEDKILLCRRAIEPRLGLWTFPAGFMELGESIEQAAVRETVEEAHADVTITGLYAVLSLPNIGQVYLVFRGRMQTPAFQAGPESLDVRMFPLSDIPWETMAFPVVSEALRRYVADAKNGTFRLHLDSLPDKPAF; encoded by the coding sequence ATGAACTATTGCAGCCACTGTGGCGCAACGGTGACGCATAAAATTCCTCTCGGGGACACCTTGCCCAGGCACGTGTGCGACCAGTGCGAACGCATTCATTATCACAATCCAAAAATCGTCGCAGGTTGTATTCCGGAATGGGAGGATAAAATCCTCTTGTGCCGACGGGCCATTGAACCTCGGCTAGGGTTGTGGACGTTTCCGGCTGGATTTATGGAGCTCGGCGAAAGCATTGAGCAAGCGGCGGTGCGCGAAACAGTTGAAGAGGCCCATGCAGACGTCACCATTACCGGGCTCTATGCCGTGCTGAGTCTACCCAATATCGGACAGGTCTATCTGGTGTTTCGTGGCAGAATGCAGACACCGGCGTTTCAGGCGGGACCGGAAAGCTTGGATGTCCGAATGTTTCCTCTCTCCGACATTCCCTGGGAGACGATGGCCTTCCCCGTGGTCAGCGAAGCCCTGCGGCGCTACGTGGCCGACGCGAAGAACGGAACGTTTCGGCTCCACCTCGACAGCCTACCGGACAAGCCGGCGTTCTGA